The Salvelinus namaycush isolate Seneca chromosome 16, SaNama_1.0, whole genome shotgun sequence genome has a segment encoding these proteins:
- the LOC120061338 gene encoding protein Wnt-7a-like, with protein sequence MSRKTRRWIFRVLLCLGIVYLKIGVFSSVVALGASIICNKIPGLAPRQRIICQSRPDAIIVIGEGAQMGINECQFQFKNGRWNCSALGERTVFGKELKVGSKEAAFTYAIIAAGVAHAITAACTQGNLSDCSCDTEKQGFYSKGQGWKWGGCSADISYGLGFSKVFVDAREVKQNARSLMNLHNNEVGRKILEKNMHLECKCHGVSGSCTTKTCWTKLPKFRELGYILKEKYAHAVHVEPVKASRNKRPKFLKIKKPYSYRKPMDTDLVFIEKSPNYCEADPVTGSMGTQGRMCNKTVTQQISGCDLMCCGRGYNTHQYSRVWQCNCKFLWCCYVKCNTCSERTEVYTCK encoded by the exons ATGAGTCGGAAAACTAGACGCTGGATTTTTCGGGTTTTGCTTTGCCTTGGGATTGTCTATTTGAAAATCGG TGTTTTTTCATCCGTGGTCGCGCTAGGTGCGAGTATAATCTGTAACAAGATTCCCGGGTTGGCTCCCCGACAGCGGAtaatctgccagagtcgccccgATGCCATTATTGTCATCGGAGAGGGAGCCCAAATGGGGATCAACGAGTGTCAGTTTCAATTCAAAAATGGGCGCTGGAACTGCTCTGCGCTTGGAGAGAGAACGGTCTTCGGAAAAGAGTTGAAAGTGG GCAGTAAAGAGGCTGCGTTCACCTATGCCATCATTGCGGCCGGAGTTGCCCACGCCATCACTGCAGCCTGTACGCAGGGAAACCTGAGTGACTGCAGCTGTGATACGGAGAAGCAGGGTTTCTACAGTAAAGGCCAGGGCTGGAAGTGGGGAGGCTGTTCAGCAGACATCAGCTACGGCCTGGGCTTCTCGAAGGTGTTCGTTGATGCCAGGGAGGTCAAACAGAACGCCAGGTCTCTCATGAACCTGCATAACAACGAGGTGGGACGCAAG ATCCTGGAGAAGAACATGCATCTGGAATGCAAGTGTCATGGTGTTTCGGGCTCCTGCACCACTAAAACCTGCTGGACTAAACTTCCCAAGTTTCGCGAGCTCGGCTACATTCTCAAAGAGAAGTATGCCCATGCTGTGCACGTGGAACCGGTCAAAGCCAGCCGCAACAAGCGGCCCAAATTCCTCAAGATCAAGAAGCCCTACTCCTACCGGAAGCCCATGGACACAGACCTTGTGTTCATTGAGAAGTCCCCTAACTACTGCGAGGCGGACCCGGTGACAGGCAGTATGGGGACGCAGGGCCGGATGTGTAATAAGACTGTTACGCAGCAGATCAGCGGCTGTGACCTGATGTGCTGTGGACGAGGGTACAACACACACCAGTACTCCCGCGTGTGGCAGTGCAACTGCAAGTTCCTGTGGTGCTGCTACGTCAAATGCAACACCTGCAGCGAGAGGACAGAGGTGTACACCTGCAAATGA